DNA from Mucilaginibacter mallensis:
TTTCCATCAACGAAAAACAACTGCCCGAGCAACTGGAAAACGAGATGCTGAACAATAACACAGCAATAAACGAAATCCCGGTTTCAAAGGACGGCACGCGCGCTACGCCAAATGCCACCCAGCATAATGTACCCGCGTGGACGATATTTGCCATGTTCTTCGTCATCATGTCCTTAGGTGGCAGTATTGTGAGGGAGAAGGTAAGCGGTAGTTTTATCAGGCTAAAAACATTACCTACCAATTATTGGGTGGGTATAATCTCCAAGCAGATCACCTATTTGTGTGTTACTTTGCTGCAGGCAGCGGTAATCTTCTCCATGGGGATCTGGTTGTTCCCTTATATAGGTTTACCGGCGCTTAATTTACCGTCGGATGTTTTGGCTTTATTTATTGTAACGCTGGTTTGCGGCTGGTGCGCGGTGAGCTATTCCATTTGTGTAGGCGTTTTTGCTGATACGCAGGAGCAGGCCAATGGCTTTGGAGCAGTATCAATAGTGATATTGTCTTCTATTGGCGGTTTGATGGTGCCGAGCTTCGCCATGCAGGGCTTTGCCAAGTCGGCGGCAAACTTTTCGCCAATGCACTGGTGTTTACAATCTTACTACTCCCTGTTCCTTGAAGGCGGGAATTTGAGGGACGTGGTAAACAATATTATCCTTTTACTTATTATCACAGTAGTACTTCAATTAGTAATTTTTTGGGGTCTTAAAAGAAAAAAATTAATATAATTGCCCCAATGGACCATCATGAGCATCATAAAAAACAATAAAACTCATGATAGCTCCATTACCTATAAAAAACAAATTACTCAATGGAAAACTCCGAACTGAAAGAACAACTTAAAAAACAGATTATACAATTTTTAAATCTTACCGATCTTACCCCCGCAGATATCAGCGATAATGAGCCGCTGTTTGGCGATGGCTTGGGACTGGATTCCATTGATTCGCTGGAACTTATTGTACTGTTAAAGAAAGAATACGGCATCGATATCCGCGACCCGCGTGAAGGCAGAAAAGTGCTGGTTGATGTAGCCACTATGGCTGATTATATCCAAGCGAATGGGAAGAAGTAATTTAAGGCTTGTTGGTGAGGACACCAACAAGGGAGGTAGGATGCCACCCTGAGCGCCAATCGAAGGGTGAGCGCAGAGGCCTTGCCCGCATACTTCAACTAGCGCTCAGTATGACACCCTCTCTTATTTTAAAGAATCAGCCCCCGTTGTTGGTGTCCTCACCAACAACTAATCACCCAACCCGCACAAAATTCCCCTGGAATTTAAAGCAGATCACATCATTGCTAACCAGTTTGGCGTTTACGTTAATGCTGTCGTCAACAGTTTTATAGGAAATTTCCAGCTGTATCATATCATTCAATGATGGTACGATCATGCTGATAAACTTAATATTATCGGCTTTTTTTAGTTGAAGGGAACTACCTAAAGAACTTTGTAAAACATCCTTAACCACCTGCAGCATACAAGCTCCCGGTACCACCGGCTGACCGGGAAAATGGCCATCAAATATAGTGCTGCCGCTGTTTATACTAAGGATAGCTTCAATAGCTCCGTTTGCATGGGTTATGCTGTCGATATTAAATATGTCGTTAGCTATTGCGGTCATATCAGATTGCTGAAACCAGCATTAAGGAGTGATATTTATTTTGATAATGATTGTAGATCAATATTGTTTTGGGGTTGTTGTTGGTGACAACACCAACAACGTGCGAAGAATTAGCTCCCCCATTGTTGGTGTTGTCACCAACAATCCGTTCACCAACAATCTCCGGAACAATGACCCTCTTTAAAATATTCGCCGCCATCCACAATGCAAATGATGATGAAACGGGAAATTCACCACACAGGTGTTTGTAATTGGCCAGCGAGGTATTTTTAAACAGCGATCCGTTTAGCTGGTCATAAACCGCATCATTGTTAATGTCGCCATTCCTGCCGGTTATCAGCAGGTCTATATCATCAATTGTTAATGAATATGACTTAAGAAAAGCTATAATGCTTTCCTCAATAGACTTTGGTTTATACAGTATTTTAAGCCCTGTAAGCTCCGCTAAGTTATCTGCCGAGTCTTTACCTGTCAGCAAAAAGAAAGCAGCGCCCTCGCCGCCTATGGTGCCTTTGGATGAGGTTGCAAAGAGTGAGAGGTTAGATATTGGTTGACGTTTGTACAAGCCTAAACGGGTTAAGACTTTAAAGCTGGTATCTACCATTTCCTCTGTGCCGCCAACCAGTACGTTATCCGTATCCTGCTCCTTAAGCATCATGATGGCATCAAACAAAGCGCTTTCAAACGAAATACCCTTATGTACAAATGTGCTGTTATAGTTATGGCATTTCAGCATTAAAGCAATTTGAGCAGCAACAGTATTATGGGTGGATTGTATGAATGCGGTAGGTGGCAGCAATTCTTCCTGCTGCTCAACTATACGGGTTAAAAAGGTTACGGTATCCTCTATGCAGCCCAAAGCCGTACCGGTGATGATGGCGCCGGGCATAGCTACATCAGCATCAATTAAACACTGTTTAGCAGCGGCTACGCCCATCTTTATCACGTGGCTCATGCGCCTGATCTGTTTGGGGTCGATGAACTGCTTGTAATCGGGTTCGATGGCTTTTAAGCGGGTGCCGGTATATTCAATAATATCACCTAGAAAACCTTCATTATTAAAAGTGTTTTGCGGCGATACGCAGGCGGACGAGCGGATATATAACTTCATATCAGATCCTCGAAAAAATTAATGATGTACAATTACCGCCAAAACCGAATGAGTTCGACATAACGTTTTTAATATCCTGTCCGCTTAAATATTTTGTTTGGGGTTCAAATGGCAGTTCATCCATCCGGGTTTCAAAACGCAGGTTAGGGTAGATGATGCCATGCTTTATAGCCAGTACAGAAAACACCGCTTCAATGCCACCGCTTGCACCTAAAGTATGCCCGGTATATGATTTGGTAGAGCTCATGGGTGGATAGTACGGATCAAATAGCCTTTTAATGGCTGTACCCTCAGCGCTGTCGTTATTAGGCGTTCCGGTGCCGTGCAAATTGATGTAATCAATATCAGCAGGTGTTAGTCCGCTTTTTCTTAAAGCGCCTTGCATAGCCAGGTACGAACCTGTACCATCGGGAGATGATGCCGTTTGGTGATAGGCGTCATTACTGTTATTATAACCGCTTAGTACACAATATGGGGCCTTTTTTAGAGTCTGCATTACTTTTTCTGATACCAGTACCACATACCCAGCGCCCTCGCCTAAGTTTAAGCCTTCACGGTGTTCATCAAAGGGTTTACAAAATTCCTTATCCAATATCATCAATGTATTAAAGCCGTTAAGCGTAAATTTGGTCAAGGCATCGGTTCCACCGGCAATAACCACGTCCAGTACGTCGTTTTTAATTAGTCGCGCGGCATAAAATATGGCGTTGGCCGATGATGAGCAGGCGGTGCTGATGGTGGTCATGAAATCACTTATGCCTAGTTTGTCAGCAATAGTTTCGGTCATGCTGCCGCATTCATGGTCGAAAACGTTCCTTAATTTGCCTTTGTTGTTATCAGCCAAAAAATCAATAAAGAAATCTTCGCTCTTGTCCATCCCCCCAACTGAATTTGCGGATACAAAACCTGTACGTAATGAACCGAAATCAGGTATAGCAGCATCAGTCAAAGCTTCATTGGCGGCAACCATGCTCAGTAAGGTAGTACGACTGATATTCGCAGGCAGTCCCGTAATGGCAGCCAGTTCATCATTGCTCAGTTTTACTTCGGCAACGGGCAGTTTTTTACGGTGGATGGTATCCAGCAGGGTAATATCGCCCATGCCCGCCTCCTCGTTTTTAAAAGATGCCAGGTGCTCCGCAACATTGTTACCAATGGCTGAAATTGCACCTACGCCCGCTATGTAAACTGATGAACTCATATGCTCTTTTAACTGCTCTATTTATATATTCCTCACCTTTCTCACCCTCTCTGCCGCAAGCGGCAAAGAGGGTATGGGGAATTTATTTTTTTTAAATTTCTAATTAAATATCTCCCTCATATTCTCCGCCGAAAACTCCACCGAATTTCCATTCCGCTTCTTTTCAACCAAAAACAATACCGCCTTATAATCCTGCTCCAAAACATCAACCCAACCACAAATACAGGCTTGCGAAATGTTGTTATCCAGTTGATAATTTACCTGCTGCGCTATAAAATCCGCATCAAAATCATCCTGAATATAAAAAGCCTGCTCACCCTTAAAATGATTGCGTATACAGATCTCGCCGATCACGATATTGGGCAAAGTATAAACAAATAACGATGGACTAGCCACATCCTTTATGCTCTCCAAATATTTTATATCATCATCCAAACTGCTATTGGCATTGGCCAGTATCACGCAGGTATCTTCAGGCTGATAATCGTCTTTTTGAAAGTCATCCTTTAGTAATACCTCAGCAGCCAGCCAGCCCAGCTTGCTCAGGTTATCCATTTTATAGAACTTGGGATAATTCAATTGCAAATGCTGGTAGATGGATAATAATAGCGCGACGATGTCCGCATCATTTTCAAATAGCTTTACACCATTCGTACTTACTGCACCTTTATTTATGGTGCAACTGGCGGTTATATATTTTTCTGTAAGCAAGATTGTATTTGTTAAGCTATTCCTCAAAAATATTCATTATTTGCCAAAAACTATGGCTGCATTACAACCGCCAAAACCCGATGCTGTTTTCAGGAAATTATTAGCTTTAATCCGCTTTGCGTCAGCTAAAACATTCACTTTATCGGCGCTTGCAGCTTCCTTGAACCCTATGGTTGGTAAAACCAGGTTTTGCTTTAAGGATTGAATGGAGATGATCGATTCGATCAATCCTGCTGCACCTAAAGTGTGCCCGTAATAACCTTTCAGGCTATTTGCAGGCACTTTCTGTAAGCCTGCTATGGATACGGCATTTGCTTCCATCTCGTCATTATAAACAGTCGCCGTGCCATGGGCAGAAATGAAATCAATGTTTGATGGTGACAAATCAGCATCCTGCAAAGCCAATTTTATAGCTCCGGCAAGTTCCTCTCCGGTGCGTGATGGGCCCGAGATATGGTTGGCATCGTTACTTACCGAGCCGCCTTTTACCTTGATGTTTTGCGCATATTTTTCGTTGGTGGATAGTATGATCGTTGCCGCGCCTTCGCCTAAATTCAATCCATCATGCGATTGATCAAAGGGTTTGCATTGTGTCGGACTCAAGGCCTGGAACGACTGAAATCCTGACATGATAAACTTCGAGATCACATCCGCGCCAGCAACAACCGCGTGTTCGCATTCGCCGGTGCGCAGCAAGCGCATGGCGGTTATAATACCCAATACACCCGAAATGCAGGCATTGGAAACAACTATTGGTTTGTTCTGAAAGCCAAAATGTTCAGCCACGAGTTTTGCCGATGTCGATAACGAGATCCTGTTTTTTAGTTCGATGTTGTTGGCGCCATCTTCCAGTAGGCTGATATTGCCTTTGGTAGAGGAGATGATGAGTATTGTTTTTTTATCGCGTATATCAATTCCACTGCCATTCAGCGCATCAGCTATGGAGGCTACCAATAATTGCTCAAATTTGGTGTAATCGTGTTCATCAGCTTTCAAGATCTGCTCATCCTGATCGAACAGCGAAGCAAAAAACGACAGGGGTGAAATGGCAGTGCGGTAATGCTCCTTTACGCCTGAAATACCTTCCTTTAGCTTCGCGAAGTTTTCAGCTGTGGTTTTCCCGAGCGGGGTTAATACATTATCAGTAACTATAAAAACATCCTGTTGAGTTATCCCGCTCATTATATAAATTATTCGTTAACAGTAAATACTTTCATTTCGCACTGGGCCAGTAATTGATCATTGTGCCAAACTTTACCCGCTATAACGGTCAC
Protein-coding regions in this window:
- a CDS encoding beta-ketoacyl-[acyl-carrier-protein] synthase family protein, which encodes MSSSVYIAGVGAISAIGNNVAEHLASFKNEEAGMGDITLLDTIHRKKLPVAEVKLSNDELAAITGLPANISRTTLLSMVAANEALTDAAIPDFGSLRTGFVSANSVGGMDKSEDFFIDFLADNNKGKLRNVFDHECGSMTETIADKLGISDFMTTISTACSSSANAIFYAARLIKNDVLDVVIAGGTDALTKFTLNGFNTLMILDKEFCKPFDEHREGLNLGEGAGYVVLVSEKVMQTLKKAPYCVLSGYNNSNDAYHQTASSPDGTGSYLAMQGALRKSGLTPADIDYINLHGTGTPNNDSAEGTAIKRLFDPYYPPMSSTKSYTGHTLGASGGIEAVFSVLAIKHGIIYPNLRFETRMDELPFEPQTKYLSGQDIKNVMSNSFGFGGNCTSLIFSRI
- a CDS encoding ABC transporter permease, whose translation is MFKLWTTIVKDVRILLRDRVGISLMFVMPIILVVVVTSIQNSTFNLVNKNKLSVLICNTDTGQASVQLIKSINKIGMFKVTLVPNDKTEKQMGDAMHNQDAMLGVIIPSNFTVKVDAKSKSIAGKALKSFGLDGDTVKKAGDVDPLTLYYNPILQESLRLSVQGGIRSALQLVESRETLRSLYFSINEKQLPEQLENEMLNNNTAINEIPVSKDGTRATPNATQHNVPAWTIFAMFFVIMSLGGSIVREKVSGSFIRLKTLPTNYWVGIISKQITYLCVTLLQAAVIFSMGIWLFPYIGLPALNLPSDVLALFIVTLVCGWCAVSYSICVGVFADTQEQANGFGAVSIVILSSIGGLMVPSFAMQGFAKSAANFSPMHWCLQSYYSLFLEGGNLRDVVNNIILLLIITVVLQLVIFWGLKRKKLI
- a CDS encoding beta-ketoacyl-[acyl-carrier-protein] synthase family protein → MSGITQQDVFIVTDNVLTPLGKTTAENFAKLKEGISGVKEHYRTAISPLSFFASLFDQDEQILKADEHDYTKFEQLLVASIADALNGSGIDIRDKKTILIISSTKGNISLLEDGANNIELKNRISLSTSAKLVAEHFGFQNKPIVVSNACISGVLGIITAMRLLRTGECEHAVVAGADVISKFIMSGFQSFQALSPTQCKPFDQSHDGLNLGEGAATIILSTNEKYAQNIKVKGGSVSNDANHISGPSRTGEELAGAIKLALQDADLSPSNIDFISAHGTATVYNDEMEANAVSIAGLQKVPANSLKGYYGHTLGAAGLIESIISIQSLKQNLVLPTIGFKEAASADKVNVLADAKRIKANNFLKTASGFGGCNAAIVFGK
- a CDS encoding phosphopantetheine-binding protein, translating into MENSELKEQLKKQIIQFLNLTDLTPADISDNEPLFGDGLGLDSIDSLELIVLLKKEYGIDIRDPREGRKVLVDVATMADYIQANGKK
- a CDS encoding beta-ketoacyl synthase chain length factor is translated as MKLYIRSSACVSPQNTFNNEGFLGDIIEYTGTRLKAIEPDYKQFIDPKQIRRMSHVIKMGVAAAKQCLIDADVAMPGAIITGTALGCIEDTVTFLTRIVEQQEELLPPTAFIQSTHNTVAAQIALMLKCHNYNSTFVHKGISFESALFDAIMMLKEQDTDNVLVGGTEEMVDTSFKVLTRLGLYKRQPISNLSLFATSSKGTIGGEGAAFFLLTGKDSADNLAELTGLKILYKPKSIEESIIAFLKSYSLTIDDIDLLITGRNGDINNDAVYDQLNGSLFKNTSLANYKHLCGEFPVSSSFALWMAANILKRVIVPEIVGERIVGDNTNNGGANSSHVVGVVTNNNPKTILIYNHYQNKYHSLMLVSAI